From Klebsiella electrica, the proteins below share one genomic window:
- a CDS encoding DUF4186 domain-containing protein: protein MEKMDYLFARLQRSTFRSRFHLGSKERQYCVEKGPETIDQHAADFIARRLAPAQIANDGKQTPMRGHPVFIAQHATATCCRGCLAKWHDIPAGRELTDREQQYVVQVIHRWLVIQMNSSAR, encoded by the coding sequence ATGGAGAAGATGGATTATTTATTTGCCCGCCTCCAGCGTTCGACTTTTCGCTCGCGCTTCCATCTTGGCAGCAAAGAGCGGCAGTACTGTGTCGAGAAAGGGCCGGAGACCATCGACCAGCACGCGGCGGATTTTATTGCCCGCCGTCTGGCGCCAGCGCAGATCGCGAATGACGGTAAACAGACGCCGATGCGCGGGCATCCGGTGTTTATCGCCCAGCATGCCACCGCCACCTGCTGTCGCGGCTGTCTCGCGAAGTGGCACGATATTCCCGCCGGGCGCGAGCTGACGGACCGGGAGCAGCAATATGTGGTGCAGGTGATCCATCGTTGGCTGGTTATCCAGATGAATTCATCCGCACGCTAA
- the glsB gene encoding glutaminase B produces MATVINNAMLETILAEIRPLIGRGKVADYIPALANVSGNKLGVAICTVDGQYYAAGDAHERFSIQSISKVLSLVVAMNHYQEDEIWQRVGKDPSGQPFNSLLQLEIEQGKPRNPFINAGALVVCDMLQSRLSAPRQRMLEIVRRLSGVADIAYDPLVARSEFEHSARNAAIAWLMKSFGNFDNDVATVLQNYFHYCSLEMNCHELARTFLFLADRGVAPHLETPVIAPIQSRQVNALMMTSGMYQNAGEFAWRVGLPAKSGVGGGIVAIVPQEMAIAVWSPELDAAGNSLAGIAVLEKLTQRLGRSVF; encoded by the coding sequence GTGGCGACGGTCATTAATAATGCAATGCTGGAGACAATTCTGGCAGAAATCAGGCCGCTGATTGGGCGTGGCAAAGTGGCGGATTATATTCCGGCGCTGGCAAACGTCAGCGGTAATAAGCTTGGCGTGGCGATTTGCACGGTGGATGGTCAATACTATGCCGCCGGCGATGCCCACGAGCGTTTTTCCATTCAATCGATCTCCAAAGTGCTGAGTCTGGTGGTGGCGATGAACCACTATCAGGAGGATGAGATTTGGCAGCGGGTGGGGAAAGATCCTTCCGGACAACCGTTTAATTCGCTATTACAGCTGGAAATTGAGCAGGGCAAACCGCGTAACCCCTTTATCAATGCTGGCGCGCTGGTGGTCTGCGATATGTTGCAAAGCCGACTGAGCGCGCCGCGGCAGAGAATGCTGGAAATCGTGCGTCGTCTGAGCGGAGTGGCGGATATCGCCTATGATCCGCTGGTGGCGCGTTCGGAGTTTGAACACTCGGCACGCAATGCCGCGATCGCCTGGCTGATGAAATCATTCGGCAACTTCGATAATGATGTCGCGACGGTGCTGCAAAACTATTTTCACTACTGTTCGCTGGAAATGAACTGTCACGAACTGGCGCGGACGTTTCTGTTTCTCGCCGATCGCGGGGTGGCCCCGCATCTGGAGACCCCGGTGATTGCCCCAATCCAGTCGCGGCAGGTGAATGCCTTAATGATGACCAGCGGGATGTACCAGAACGCCGGCGAGTTTGCCTGGCGCGTCGGGCTGCCGGCGAAATCTGGCGTCGGCGGCGGTATTGTCGCGATCGTCCCGCAGGAGATGGCCATCGCGGTGTGGAGCCCGGAGCTGGATGCGGCCGGTAACTCGCTGGCGGGGATCGCGGTGCTGGAAAAGCTGACGCAACGCCTGGGAAGGTCGGTATTCTGA
- a CDS encoding GNAT family N-acetyltransferase, translated as MTASFSLRTLSRADILENLSPLSDILADCVNGGASVSFMLPFSRQTARAFWLRIAESVAAGERLVVVAEHAGQIVGTVQLVIDQAENQPHRADVAKLLVHQNARRQGLAKALMNHLEQLAREQGKSVLVLDTATGSGAECFYVQCGWEKAGEIPRYALMPDGTMTATSLFYKILQ; from the coding sequence ATGACCGCATCCTTTTCCCTTCGCACGCTATCGCGTGCTGATATTCTCGAAAACCTTTCCCCACTGAGCGATATTCTGGCCGATTGCGTTAACGGCGGCGCTTCCGTCAGTTTTATGCTGCCTTTTTCACGGCAAACCGCGCGAGCATTCTGGCTGCGTATCGCCGAAAGCGTGGCGGCCGGCGAGCGCCTTGTCGTGGTGGCCGAACATGCCGGGCAGATTGTCGGCACGGTACAGCTGGTGATCGATCAAGCGGAAAACCAGCCTCATCGCGCCGACGTGGCCAAACTTTTGGTTCACCAAAATGCGCGACGGCAGGGGCTGGCTAAGGCGCTGATGAATCACCTGGAGCAGCTTGCCCGCGAACAGGGGAAGTCTGTTCTGGTACTGGATACGGCCACCGGCAGTGGCGCGGAATGCTTCTATGTCCAGTGCGGCTGGGAAAAAGCCGGGGAAATTCCGCGTTATGCGTTAATGCCGGATGGAACGATGACCGCGACCTCACTGTTCTATAAGATCCTGCAATAA
- the ptrR gene encoding putrescine utilization regulator PtrR — translation MDLTQLEMFNAVASTGSITQAAQKVHRVPSNLTTRIRQLEADLGVELFIRENQRLRLSPAGHSFLRYSQQILALVDEARMVVAGDEPQGLFSLGSLESTAAVRIPSTLALYNQRYPKIHLALSTGPSGTMIDGVLEGTLSAAFVDGPLVHPGLEGLPVFPEEMMIVAPFGHPPITRASEVNGSNVYAFRANCSYRRHFESWFHADRATPGRIHEMESYHGMLACVIAGAGLALIPRSMLESMPGHHQVSAWPLAEEWRWLTTWLVWRRGAKTRQLEAFIAQLNEDRQRAVSP, via the coding sequence ATGGACCTGACCCAGCTTGAGATGTTTAACGCCGTCGCCAGCACCGGCAGCATTACCCAGGCCGCGCAGAAGGTGCACCGCGTGCCGTCAAACCTGACGACCCGTATTCGCCAGCTGGAGGCCGATCTCGGCGTCGAGCTGTTTATTCGTGAGAACCAGCGCCTGCGCCTTTCACCGGCGGGACACAGCTTTTTGCGCTACAGCCAACAGATCCTCGCGCTGGTCGATGAAGCCCGAATGGTGGTCGCCGGGGATGAGCCGCAGGGGCTGTTTTCGCTGGGTTCGCTGGAGAGTACCGCCGCGGTTCGCATTCCCTCGACGCTGGCGCTGTATAACCAGCGTTATCCAAAAATCCATCTCGCGCTCTCTACCGGCCCATCCGGGACGATGATCGATGGCGTACTGGAGGGCACCTTAAGCGCGGCCTTTGTCGACGGGCCGCTGGTCCATCCGGGCCTTGAGGGGCTACCGGTCTTCCCGGAGGAGATGATGATTGTGGCACCCTTCGGCCACCCGCCGATTACCCGCGCCAGCGAAGTGAACGGCAGCAATGTCTACGCTTTTCGCGCCAACTGTTCCTACCGCCGCCATTTTGAAAGCTGGTTCCACGCCGACCGGGCAACGCCGGGGCGGATTCATGAAATGGAGTCCTATCACGGGATGCTGGCCTGCGTCATTGCCGGTGCCGGACTGGCGCTGATTCCGCGCAGTATGCTGGAAAGTATGCCCGGTCATCATCAGGTGTCGGCCTGGCCGCTGGCCGAAGAGTGGCGCTGGCTGACGACCTGGCTGGTCTGGCGGCGCGGCGCGAAAACCCGTCAACTGGAGGCGTTTATAGCGCAGCTGAACGAAGATCGGCAACGAGCAGTTTCTCCATAA
- a CDS encoding GGDEF domain-containing protein, which translates to MSSLSIRSFTLFREEHPVRDALVLFTLTLLLHFFGAMLRLVQELSFFWPLNAVMVGIFVRYVWLNRSYFYVTCFVAMMVYDGLTSRWGMGFASLLINFSNMVFIVSLAQLLLWDKRRTDSMPGPINVLNLFCYCLLAAFLSAAVGTLGSMDVERETFLSLLGDWFSEQFSTAVLILPFILTVTIPSTLSGFRWRQLLPVLVLVLSIILGVAVGGAETITFPLPALIWCAIRYPLPLTCLLTFLTGIGEILLVANALVHLSPDAHLQPWQLFSTRLGIAAMLISPVIVASSVDAINNLVKQLALRADFDFQTRVYSRSGLSEALKRQPQSATQQLTVMLLDIDGFKRVNDSWGHECGDCVLTQFAQRVRDLVGEQGLVARVGGEEFAVAMLSATPREGELLAEKIRQGVAAQTFVWGPHKIKLTLSLGLECRPLSNGRITELFNQLLMAADDYLINAKKAGRNRICTPTLAENR; encoded by the coding sequence ATGTCTTCACTGTCGATTCGGTCATTCACGCTGTTTCGTGAGGAACATCCCGTGCGTGACGCACTGGTGTTATTCACCTTAACGTTGTTGCTCCATTTTTTTGGTGCCATGCTGCGTCTGGTCCAGGAACTGTCCTTTTTCTGGCCGCTGAATGCCGTGATGGTCGGGATCTTCGTCCGCTATGTCTGGCTCAATCGTAGCTATTTTTATGTCACCTGTTTTGTGGCGATGATGGTATACGACGGCCTGACCTCGCGCTGGGGAATGGGCTTTGCCTCGCTGCTGATTAACTTCTCGAATATGGTCTTTATCGTCAGTCTGGCGCAGCTGCTGCTGTGGGATAAGCGGCGGACGGATTCGATGCCAGGCCCGATTAATGTGCTGAATTTGTTCTGCTATTGCCTGCTGGCGGCTTTTCTCAGCGCCGCGGTGGGGACGCTTGGCTCAATGGATGTCGAGCGGGAGACATTTCTCTCTCTGCTGGGCGACTGGTTTAGCGAACAGTTCTCGACGGCGGTGCTGATCCTGCCGTTTATCCTGACGGTGACTATCCCTTCGACGCTCAGCGGTTTCCGCTGGCGTCAGCTGCTACCGGTTTTAGTGCTGGTGCTGTCCATTATTCTTGGCGTTGCCGTCGGGGGCGCCGAAACTATCACTTTCCCGCTGCCGGCGCTGATCTGGTGTGCGATTCGTTATCCGCTGCCGCTGACCTGTCTGCTGACTTTCCTCACCGGAATCGGTGAGATCCTGCTGGTGGCGAACGCGTTAGTTCATCTTTCTCCCGATGCGCATCTGCAGCCGTGGCAGCTGTTCTCGACCCGGCTGGGCATTGCGGCGATGTTAATTAGCCCGGTAATTGTCGCTTCAAGTGTTGACGCGATTAATAACCTGGTGAAACAGCTGGCGCTGCGGGCTGATTTTGATTTCCAGACGCGGGTTTACTCACGTTCCGGGTTGAGTGAGGCGCTGAAACGCCAACCGCAATCAGCAACGCAGCAGCTAACCGTGATGTTGCTGGATATCGATGGCTTTAAGCGGGTTAATGATAGCTGGGGTCACGAGTGCGGGGATTGCGTGCTGACTCAGTTCGCTCAGCGGGTACGCGATCTGGTGGGCGAACAGGGACTGGTGGCGCGCGTTGGCGGGGAAGAGTTCGCCGTCGCCATGCTGAGTGCGACGCCGCGCGAGGGCGAACTGCTGGCGGAGAAAATCCGCCAGGGCGTAGCGGCGCAAACCTTCGTCTGGGGGCCGCACAAGATCAAACTGACCCTCAGCCTGGGGCTGGAGTGTCGTCCGCTTAGTAACGGGCGGATCACCGAACTGTTTAATCAGCTGCTGATGGCTGCCGATGATTATCTTATTAACGCGAAGAAAGCCGGGCGCAATCGAATTTGTACGCCGACGCTGGCGGAAAACCGGTAA
- a CDS encoding sugar transporter, whose amino-acid sequence MITNTVSRRVAWLRVVTLAIAAFIFNTTEFAPVGLLSDIADSFGMETAQVGMMLTIYAWVVALMSLPFMLLTSQMERRRLLIGLFILFIASHVLSFFAWSFNVLVISRIGIAFAHAVFWSITSALAIRLAPPGKRAQALSLIATGTALAMVFGIPVGRIIGQYFGWRMTFLAIGLGALATLVCLFKLLPGLPSEHSGSLKSLPVLFRRPALLSIYLLTVIVVTAHYTAYSYIEPFVQTVAGMSGNFATVLLLILGGAGIVGSVLFGKLGNKHASGLISSAIGLLLISLLLLLPAAQNAHHLIILSLFWGIAIMIIGLGMQVKVLALAPDATDVAMSLFSGIFNIGIGAGALVGSQVSTHLSMDSIGYIGAIPALVALVWSIMIFRRWPVSLDDHQPHHS is encoded by the coding sequence ATGATTACAAACACGGTTTCACGCAGAGTCGCGTGGCTTCGGGTAGTCACGCTTGCGATCGCCGCTTTCATCTTTAATACGACTGAATTCGCTCCGGTCGGTCTGCTGTCCGATATTGCCGACAGCTTCGGCATGGAAACCGCGCAGGTGGGCATGATGCTGACCATCTATGCGTGGGTGGTCGCGTTAATGTCGCTGCCGTTTATGCTGTTGACCAGCCAGATGGAGCGTCGCCGTCTGCTGATCGGCCTGTTCATTCTGTTTATTGCCAGCCATGTGCTGTCGTTCTTTGCCTGGAGCTTTAACGTTCTGGTGATCAGCCGCATCGGTATCGCCTTTGCGCACGCGGTCTTCTGGTCGATAACCTCGGCATTGGCAATCCGTCTGGCGCCGCCGGGCAAACGTGCCCAGGCGCTGAGTCTGATTGCAACCGGCACCGCTCTGGCGATGGTATTCGGCATTCCTGTCGGCCGTATTATCGGGCAGTATTTTGGCTGGCGGATGACCTTCCTGGCGATCGGCCTGGGCGCGCTGGCGACGCTGGTATGCCTGTTTAAGCTGTTGCCAGGACTGCCCAGCGAGCATTCCGGTTCGCTGAAAAGCCTGCCGGTATTGTTCCGTCGCCCGGCGCTGCTGAGCATCTATCTGCTGACCGTCATTGTGGTGACCGCACATTACACCGCCTACAGCTATATTGAACCGTTTGTACAAACGGTAGCCGGTATGAGCGGTAATTTTGCCACCGTGCTGCTGCTGATCCTTGGCGGCGCGGGGATCGTCGGCAGCGTGCTGTTTGGCAAACTGGGCAACAAGCATGCTTCCGGGCTGATTAGCAGCGCCATTGGCCTGCTGCTGATCAGTCTGCTGCTGCTGTTGCCGGCAGCGCAAAACGCCCACCACCTGATCATATTGAGCCTCTTCTGGGGCATCGCAATCATGATTATTGGTCTGGGGATGCAGGTCAAGGTTCTGGCGCTGGCGCCGGATGCCACCGATGTGGCGATGTCGCTGTTTTCGGGGATCTTTAATATCGGTATCGGCGCGGGGGCGCTGGTTGGTAGTCAGGTCAGTACCCATCTTTCAATGGACTCTATCGGCTACATCGGGGCGATTCCGGCGCTGGTGGCGCTGGTGTGGTCAATCATGATATTCCGCCGCTGGCCGGTGTCGCTGGACGATCATCAGCCTCACCACTCCTGA
- a CDS encoding PhzF family phenazine biosynthesis protein, translating to MKEIPVYLVSAFSERPFSGNPAAVCLLDAWLADDVLLKMAQEHNQSETAFVVREGESFSLRWFTTRNEVNLCGHATLASAHVIFHHLDFPHAVIHFATASGRLTVSREGDWLTLDFPAGATQETTPPAALLAGLGVERYVSARRGRAWLIELASREEVAAVRPTIETMMSGEHKVTITAPGDGEYDFVSRFFSPGEAVWEDPVTGSAHTMLIPFWSAKLGKSKMLARQISARGGDIRCELKGDRVLMAGQAVTWLQGKILLRFN from the coding sequence GTGAAAGAGATCCCCGTGTATCTGGTTTCTGCGTTCAGTGAACGGCCCTTTTCCGGTAACCCGGCGGCGGTCTGTCTGCTGGACGCATGGCTGGCGGATGATGTGTTGCTGAAGATGGCGCAGGAGCATAATCAGTCTGAAACCGCTTTCGTGGTGCGCGAGGGGGAGTCGTTTTCTCTGCGTTGGTTCACGACCCGCAATGAAGTCAATCTGTGCGGTCACGCGACGCTCGCCAGCGCACACGTTATTTTTCATCATCTTGACTTCCCACACGCGGTGATTCATTTCGCGACTGCGTCCGGTCGCCTGACCGTGAGCCGGGAAGGGGACTGGCTGACCCTCGATTTCCCGGCGGGCGCCACGCAAGAAACGACTCCGCCTGCGGCCCTGCTGGCCGGATTAGGCGTTGAGCGGTACGTCAGCGCCCGCCGTGGCCGGGCATGGCTTATCGAGCTGGCCAGCCGCGAAGAGGTTGCCGCCGTGCGTCCGACTATCGAGACCATGATGTCCGGAGAACATAAGGTGACGATTACCGCTCCCGGCGATGGCGAGTATGACTTCGTCAGCCGCTTTTTCTCTCCGGGAGAAGCCGTATGGGAAGATCCGGTCACCGGTTCGGCGCATACCATGCTGATCCCGTTCTGGAGCGCGAAGCTGGGGAAAAGCAAAATGCTGGCCCGCCAGATATCGGCACGCGGCGGCGATATTCGCTGTGAACTGAAGGGCGACCGCGTGCTGATGGCCGGGCAGGCGGTGACCTGGCTGCAGGGGAAAATATTGCTGCGGTTCAATTGA
- the sad gene encoding succinate-semialdehyde dehydrogenase, which yields MNLSATHAVSVNPTTGERVSSLPWASEQEVDSAIALAEQGYRQWRTVSLAQRADALRNIGNALRARGEEMAQMISLEMGKPIAQARGEVAKSANLCDWYAEHGPAMLATEATQVENNNAVIEYRSLGAILAIMPWNFPLWQVLRGAVPILLAGNSYLLKHAPNVLGCAALIGEIVNQAGLPDGVFGWVNATNDGVSQMINDSRIAAVTLTGSMRAGKAIGAQAGAALKKCVLELGGSDPFIVLNDADLDEAVKAAVIGRYQNTGQVCAAAKRFIVEAGIAEAFSTKLVAAVEALKMGDPRDEANYLGPMARFDLRDELHQQVTATLAEGATLLLGGEKIAGPGNYYAPTVLGDVTPEMTGFRQELFGPVATISVARDAIHALTLANDSEFGLSATVFTASVDEAGRFSRELECGGVFINGYSASDARVAFGGVKKSGFGRELSHFGLHEFCNIQTVWKDRR from the coding sequence ATGAATTTATCTGCAACTCACGCGGTTTCCGTCAACCCGACCACGGGAGAAAGGGTGTCGTCTCTGCCCTGGGCGAGCGAACAAGAGGTGGATTCGGCGATTGCGCTTGCTGAACAGGGCTATCGTCAGTGGCGCACCGTCAGCCTCGCACAGCGCGCCGACGCCCTGCGTAATATCGGTAACGCCCTGCGCGCCCGTGGCGAAGAGATGGCGCAAATGATCAGTCTTGAGATGGGCAAACCGATTGCTCAGGCTCGCGGCGAAGTGGCGAAATCCGCGAATCTCTGCGACTGGTATGCAGAGCACGGTCCGGCCATGCTGGCGACTGAAGCCACTCAGGTGGAAAATAACAATGCGGTGATTGAATATCGCTCGCTGGGCGCGATCCTCGCCATTATGCCGTGGAATTTCCCGCTGTGGCAGGTACTGCGCGGTGCGGTGCCGATTCTGCTGGCGGGGAATAGCTATCTGTTGAAACATGCGCCGAATGTGCTGGGCTGCGCGGCGCTGATTGGCGAAATCGTCAATCAGGCGGGGCTGCCAGATGGCGTATTTGGCTGGGTGAACGCGACGAATGACGGCGTCTCACAAATGATCAACGATTCGCGTATTGCCGCAGTGACGCTAACCGGCAGCATGCGCGCCGGGAAGGCGATTGGCGCCCAGGCCGGTGCGGCGTTGAAGAAATGCGTTCTTGAACTGGGCGGTTCCGATCCGTTTATCGTCCTCAATGATGCCGACCTCGACGAAGCGGTCAAAGCCGCGGTGATTGGCCGCTATCAAAACACCGGACAGGTTTGCGCCGCCGCGAAGCGCTTTATCGTTGAGGCCGGGATTGCCGAGGCCTTCAGCACAAAACTGGTTGCCGCGGTTGAGGCGCTGAAGATGGGCGATCCGCGTGATGAGGCCAACTATCTTGGGCCGATGGCGCGTTTCGATCTGCGCGATGAGCTACATCAGCAGGTCACGGCTACCCTGGCTGAAGGGGCGACCCTGCTGCTTGGGGGGGAGAAAATCGCCGGGCCGGGCAACTACTATGCGCCAACGGTGCTGGGCGACGTGACCCCGGAGATGACCGGATTCCGCCAGGAGCTGTTTGGCCCGGTGGCGACCATTTCCGTGGCACGCGACGCCATCCATGCCCTGACGCTAGCTAATGACAGCGAATTCGGTCTGTCGGCGACCGTGTTTACCGCCAGCGTCGATGAAGCCGGGCGTTTTTCTCGCGAACTGGAGTGCGGCGGCGTCTTTATCAACGGTTACAGCGCCAGCGATGCCCGCGTGGCGTTTGGCGGGGTGAAGAAGAGCGGCTTTGGTCGTGAGCTATCCCACTTTGGTCTGCATGAGTTCTGCAATATCCAGACCGTATGGAAAGACCGTCGCTAA
- a CDS encoding GNAT family N-acetyltransferase: MYTIAPTAINDADLTALIARLDAYQESLYPAESNHLVDLSQLAAESVIVLLIRDARQRAVGCGAIVLGNDGVGEMKRVFIDPHHRGQQLGERLLAALETQALHRDCHTVRLETGIHQQAAIRLYTRWGYQTRSAFAPYQPDPLSLFMEKLLVADLRSAAL; encoded by the coding sequence ATGTACACCATCGCCCCGACAGCCATAAACGATGCGGATCTGACGGCTCTCATTGCCCGTCTGGATGCGTATCAGGAATCCCTCTATCCGGCCGAGAGTAACCACCTGGTTGATTTGAGCCAGCTGGCGGCGGAGTCGGTGATTGTGCTGCTGATCCGCGATGCCCGGCAACGGGCGGTCGGTTGCGGGGCGATTGTGCTCGGCAACGATGGGGTTGGCGAAATGAAACGGGTGTTTATCGATCCGCATCATCGCGGGCAACAGCTTGGCGAACGGCTGCTGGCGGCGCTGGAAACGCAAGCACTGCACCGGGACTGCCATACCGTGCGGCTGGAGACCGGCATCCATCAGCAGGCGGCGATCAGACTGTATACCCGCTGGGGTTATCAGACCCGCAGCGCCTTCGCTCCGTATCAACCCGATCCGCTGAGCCTGTTTATGGAGAAACTGCTCGTTGCCGATCTTCGTTCAGCTGCGCTATAA
- a CDS encoding PhzF family phenazine biosynthesis protein has protein sequence MQEIDFYLVDAFSDRNFGGNAAAVCPLTEWLPDETLLSMAQQHNQSETAFFVRTDEGYELRWFTTQHEINLCGHATLASAHIIFEYLDHPYATIVFSTRFVGELRVTRNGDWLTLDFPAWQTTPVSAPPPELLAGLGLDTAVEIREGRDYLVVLENRQQVEAVRPNMSLLAQTGKMICVSAADEQYDFVSRFFCPGEGVFEDPVTGSAHSMLIPYWGEKLAKTTMQARQVSARGGDLRCQWQGDRVLIGGQAITYMTGTITLR, from the coding sequence ATGCAGGAAATTGATTTTTACCTGGTAGACGCTTTCAGCGATCGCAATTTTGGCGGCAACGCCGCCGCGGTGTGTCCACTCACCGAATGGCTACCGGACGAAACGCTGCTGAGCATGGCGCAGCAGCACAACCAGTCTGAGACCGCCTTTTTTGTGCGCACCGATGAGGGTTATGAGCTGCGCTGGTTCACCACGCAGCATGAGATTAACCTCTGCGGCCACGCCACGCTGGCCTCGGCGCATATTATCTTTGAATATCTCGACCATCCTTACGCCACTATCGTGTTCAGTACCCGTTTTGTCGGGGAGCTGCGGGTGACGCGCAACGGCGACTGGCTGACGTTAGACTTCCCGGCGTGGCAAACCACTCCGGTTAGCGCGCCGCCGCCGGAGCTGCTTGCCGGGCTGGGGCTGGACACCGCGGTAGAGATTCGCGAGGGGCGGGACTATCTGGTGGTCCTCGAAAATCGCCAGCAGGTTGAGGCCGTGCGGCCGAATATGTCGTTGCTTGCGCAGACGGGCAAAATGATCTGCGTCAGCGCCGCCGATGAGCAATATGATTTTGTGAGCCGCTTTTTCTGCCCGGGCGAGGGTGTTTTCGAAGACCCGGTGACCGGCTCGGCGCACAGTATGCTGATCCCCTACTGGGGGGAGAAACTGGCTAAGACGACCATGCAGGCGCGGCAGGTTTCCGCACGCGGCGGCGATCTGCGCTGCCAGTGGCAGGGCGATCGGGTGTTGATTGGCGGGCAGGCGATAACGTACATGACGGGCACCATCACGCTACGTTAA
- a CDS encoding tagaturonate reductase — protein sequence MKTLNRRDFPGAQYPERIIQFGEGNFLRAFVDWQLDLLNEHTDLNAGVVIVRPIESAFPPSLSTQDGLYTTIIRGLNEQGDAVSEARLIRSVNREISVYADYDAFLQLAHNPEMRFVFSNTTEAGISYHAGDRFDDAPAVSYPAKLTRLLYERYSHFAGAKDKGWIIIPCELIDYNGEALRELVLRYADEWALPAAFMTWLQEANAFCSTLVDRIVTGYPRDEAQAIEAQLGYKDGFLATAEHFYLFVIQGPASLAAELRLDKLPLNVLIVDDIKPYKERKVAILNGAHTALVPVAYQAGLDTVGEAMSDPQICAFVEKAIYAEIIPVLDLPRAELESFARAVTGRFRNPYIKHQLLSIALNGMTKFRTRILPQLLAGQEKSGKLPPRLTFALAALIAFYRAERNGESYPVQDDAEWMTRFQTLWAQHRDARLSTAELVKAVLSVTSHWEQDLTQVNGLVEQVTQDLDAILLRGMREAVRPLC from the coding sequence GTGAAAACATTAAACCGTCGTGATTTTCCCGGCGCGCAGTATCCTGAACGTATCATCCAGTTTGGTGAAGGTAACTTTCTTCGGGCATTTGTCGACTGGCAGCTTGATCTGCTGAATGAGCATACCGACCTGAACGCCGGCGTGGTGATTGTGCGCCCGATAGAAAGCGCGTTTCCTCCCTCGCTGAGTACCCAGGATGGGCTGTACACCACCATTATCCGCGGTTTGAATGAACAGGGCGATGCGGTCAGCGAAGCGCGTCTGATCCGTTCGGTCAACCGGGAAATCAGCGTTTACGCTGACTACGACGCGTTCCTGCAGCTGGCGCATAACCCGGAGATGCGTTTTGTGTTTTCCAATACCACGGAAGCCGGCATCAGCTACCACGCTGGCGATCGGTTTGACGACGCGCCAGCGGTGAGCTATCCGGCAAAACTGACCCGGCTGCTGTACGAGCGTTACAGCCACTTCGCCGGCGCGAAGGATAAAGGCTGGATTATCATTCCTTGCGAGCTGATCGATTATAACGGCGAAGCGCTGCGTGAACTGGTGCTGCGCTATGCCGATGAATGGGCGCTCCCGGCGGCATTTATGACCTGGCTGCAGGAGGCAAACGCCTTCTGCTCAACGCTGGTTGACCGTATCGTGACGGGCTACCCGCGCGATGAGGCCCAGGCTATCGAAGCGCAGCTGGGTTACAAAGACGGTTTTCTCGCCACCGCCGAACATTTCTATCTGTTTGTTATCCAGGGGCCAGCATCGTTGGCCGCTGAACTGCGACTGGATAAATTGCCGCTTAATGTCCTGATTGTTGATGATATTAAACCGTATAAAGAGCGGAAAGTGGCGATTCTTAACGGCGCACATACCGCGCTGGTGCCGGTCGCCTACCAGGCAGGGCTGGATACCGTCGGCGAAGCCATGAGCGACCCGCAGATCTGCGCCTTCGTCGAGAAAGCGATTTATGCCGAGATTATTCCAGTACTCGACCTGCCGCGGGCTGAACTGGAGTCTTTTGCTCGCGCGGTAACAGGGCGTTTTCGTAATCCGTATATCAAACATCAGCTGCTCTCCATTGCGCTAAACGGCATGACCAAATTCCGTACCCGCATTCTGCCGCAGCTGCTGGCAGGGCAGGAGAAATCAGGTAAACTACCGCCGCGTCTGACCTTTGCGCTGGCGGCATTGATTGCCTTCTATCGCGCAGAGCGCAATGGCGAAAGCTATCCGGTGCAGGATGATGCCGAATGGATGACCCGTTTCCAGACGCTGTGGGCGCAGCATCGTGATGCGCGGCTCAGCACCGCTGAACTGGTGAAAGCGGTGCTCTCGGTGACCTCTCATTGGGAGCAGGACCTGACGCAGGTTAACGGCCTGGTTGAACAGGTGACGCAGGATCTTGACGCCATTCTGCTGCGCGGGATGCGCGAAGCGGTGAGGCCGCTGTGTTGA